Genomic window (Lewinellaceae bacterium):
AGTGCTCGCGCTGATGGAAACCAACCTGAACAACCCCCGCTTCACAGTGGAGCGTTTATCTCAAAAAATGGGCATGAGTTATTCCAGCCTCAACCGGAAACTCGGGCGGTATACCGGGCAGGGCGCTGTGCAAATCCTGCGCAACATGCGCCTGCAACGGGCCAAGGCCTTGCTCTGGCTGGGAGGGTTGAGCATATCGGAAGTAGCTTACGAAACGGGGTTCACCTCGCCGGCCTACTTCAGCCGCGTCTTTTCGCGGGAAATGGGCTTCCCGCCTTCTGAATATCAAGGTATCGGCCTGGCTAAACCTGAAAAAAGAACAACGATGATCGGTTATTCGGAGGTTTTACCTGGCTGAACAGGCCGGCAAATGGCTGTTCAGCGGTGCCGCCTGGCCTGCAGATTCTATGAGCACTAAAGATTTGGGAGTATTTTTTTTTAACGGGTAACTTTAGAGAAGGGCGTCCATTTTGGGCGCTCTTTTTTCTTTTGTAGTTATTCAGCATGAGGCATGAAATACACCTGGCGCACGACGAACAACCGGCAACTATCAGCGTACAACCGTGCAGGAAGTTCGGCTTCCGGACTTTCCGAAGCGAGTTTGATGAACTTTCGCCTGCTCCGCTGGTTTCTCCTGGCGTAACCTTCGATAGAATGACAAAGCTACTCCTCCTGCACGGCAATGGCGGCGCAAGCGCCCGTTTCCAGCCTTTCCTCGAACTGCTCGGCAAGGAAGAGGCAGGGCGCCTTACAGCGCTGGTTCCGAAGTTGCCGGGCTTTGAGGGGCGCCCATTGCCGGGAGGGAATGCCAACTGGTTGCCTTTTATCAATGCCTTGCAACGTTTGGTAGAACAGGAGGGGAAAGATGAGGAATGGGTGCTTTACGGACACGGCATCGGCGGAAGCCTCCTCCTGGAGTGGGCCAGCCGCGGCTGGCCTCTGGCGAACGGCAGCCGGCTGGCGCCCCGCAGGGTCATCCTTCACGGATGTATTGGCGCTTCCCTCGAACACCGCTTTTTTCCCAAATTGATGCAGCCCCTAGCCGTGCGCCGGATCCTGCAATGGCTGATCGCCTGGCCGGCGCTGCAACCCATCTGGGAACGCCGCCTTTTCCTGTATCCGGAAAGGATTCCAGCCCACCTTCGGCAACAGTTCTTCCGCGATTATAAAACCTGCGCCGCCTTTTCTTTGTTTTTTGATTTAATTGCCCCGGATTGGTACCGTTCTGTACAGCAACGATTGCAGGGCGAGAACTTTTACTTTATCTGGGGGGATAAAGAACGGGTGGTGGCCTCCCGCTTTCTGAAGTACTGGCAAAAAGATTTCCCCCATTCCACCTTCGACATCGTGCCCGGCTGGGATCATTTCCCCATGCTGGATCAGCCGGAGGAATTTTTCGAGAAAATCACAGCCCTTTGCAAGCCATACTAGAGAGGGATAGTTTAAATGCCACGAAGGCTCAAATGCTCTAAATTTTCGTGAGTTTTTTGTGCTTTGGTGTTTTCGTGGCGGGAAAAAATCCAGAACAGCAATGAGCAAACTGCAACAACTGGAACAGATACGGCAATGGCGCCTCCCTACCCCGCGCTTTTCCGGCGTGCGGTATGAGGATTTTCAGCAAGGCGCCTTCGAGATCGGCAAGCTGCGCTTTCCGGTAGCCGTGCGTTCTTCCTACGCCCTGGAGGATGGGGATCAGCAGAGCTATGCCGGGCAGTTTGCCACCGTGCTTTCGGTTGAAGAAGGACAGCTGGAAGAAGCACTGGAAAAGGTTTTCGCCAGCTATCCCGTGCCCGAGGGTAGCGAAGCCATCGTCCAGGAAATGGTATACCCGGAATACAGCGGGGTGCTGTTCGCCTTTCGGGAGGGAGCCTGGAAGCTGGAACTGATCGAAGGGCTGGGAGAAGGCCTGGTCGGCGGGCAGAAACAACCGGAAACCATCCTGCTTCCCAAATTCAACCGCGCCGACGCCTGGGCATCCGCCTTCTACTCCTTCTGGCCAGGTTTTCCCGGCAAAAGCAAAAGCCTCAACCGGGCCCTGATCTGGCTTTCGTACCACACGCAGGCGCTGCTCTGCCGCATGGATGCCGAACACGGGCTGGATATAGAGTTCTGCGTCTCCCAGGGGCGCCTGCTCCTGCTGCAGGCCCGCCCGATCACTACGCCCGAAGAGGCCGAAGAGGCGCTGACCTCCGCCAACCACAAAGAAATATTGCCTCCGCAACCCTCGCCGTTTATGACCGCCATCATCAGCAAGGCGGGTTATCGGCTGTTCGAGTACTACCGGGAGCTGGACCCCTCCCTGCCCCGCCGGGCCTTCATCCGGGAAGCAGCAGGCATGCCCTGGATCAACCTCTCTGCCCTGCTCGATATGATGGTGCACTGGGGCCTGCCCACTCAAATGGTGGCCCGCTCGGTAGGCGCTGAGGATTTCTACCAGGTAGGCATTCGCCCCTACCGGATGTTGGCCAAAGCGCCGGTATTCTTCAAAGCGCTCCACCAGCAGATGAACGCAAAAAGCCATGTGGAGGACTGGCTGGAGAACATTCGCGGCCGTTTCGCCTGGCGGCGCCAACACCGGGAGTTGCTCTGGGAAAACAAAAAAGGCGCCGCCTTTAAGGAATGGCAATCGGATTTCGAAAACCTCTACGTAGAGCTGGTCTCGAATATGCAGTTGTTGACCGGCGCAATGTCCGGCCCGCTCGCCTTGCTCGACAAACTGGGGCTGCTGGCCAGATTGTCGGCTGCTATGGAGGAAAAAAGCGCCAGTACCGATTACCTCAAAGCATTCACCCGGCTGCAGTACAGCATGATCGACCGGGAGGATTTTCTCGAACAGTTCGGCCATCGGGGGTTTTACGAGTCCGACATCGGGCAGAAGCGCTTTTTTGAATACTCGGAAGCCGACTGGAGGCAGTTGCTCGGCGACCAGTCTATCGCCGAGCCGGAGTTTAAACAGCAGAAGAATGGAAATGCCCTGTGGGCCAACCTGCTCGCCCCGGCTATTCGCCTGGCCCACAGCCGGGAATGGCTGCGCAACGAAACGATGAAGTTGTTCTGGCATTTTCGCAAGGAGTTGCTGGAGCAAACCGATCTCCCATTTTGGGAACACCGCCCCGAGGCGCTGCTGGCGTACTTCAAGGGAAAACAAACCAAAGATTCGCTGCCCAGGCCCGCCCGCACCGCTCCCTCCGGATGGGATATGGACACCTTCCTCTCTAACCGCCACGGCCGCCGCCTGCCGCTCAGCTTGCTTGCCAATGTCTCCGAAAATCGCAACGGGCAAAAATCGGGGATCGGCATCTACCCCGGCAAGGTGGAAGGCTACGTCTGGCGCGTACAATCCGCCAGCCTGGATAACCTGCACCCCCCCGATTTGGAACCCGTCATCCTGGTCGCCGATGCGCTCGACCCCGGATGGGTGCCTTACTTCTCCCGGGTGAAGGGCGTCATTTCCTATGTCGGCGGATTGCTTTCGCATGCCTCCATCATCCTTCGGGAATCGCACATCCCTGCCATTACCCAACTGCCGGCCCATATCGAGCTCAACGACGGGGATTGGATTGAGATGGATGGGCGGACCGGGGAGGTGAGGGTGTTGTCGGAAAGGGAATCGGAGGAGGTATGAGCGTGTAAATGTGTAAACGTTCCGGATGAACACTAGACTGCTGCAACGATCTGCTATTCTCTTTGCCCTGATGAGCGCGCTGCTGTTTTTTGTGCTCAGCAGCTGGGCCATGGCGGAGTATCCCGGGGGCACCATCCACGACCGGACGACGGCGGGCTATTCCTTTTGGCACAACTACTTCAGCGACCTGGGCCGCACCCGCAGCTGGAGCGGCGCGCCCAATGGCCTGAGCAGCCGCCTTTTCCAGGCTGGGCTGATTACGGTAGGCATCAGCCTGGGCGCTTACTTTCTGGTGTTGCCGGCCATCTTCCGGAAAGCGGAAGCCCGGTTCCTGGCGGTGGTGGCCAGCATCATGGGGCTGATGGCGGCAGCCAGTTACATCGGCATCGCGCTGAACCCGCTGAATGTGAACTACCGGCTCCATACGCTGTTTGTCCGGGCGGGGTTTATTGCTTTTCTGGTCATGTCTCTCTTCTACACCCTTTCCATTCTCAACGAGCCGGGTTATCCGAAGCATTATGCGCGGGCCTTCGGCCTTTTTTCGCTCCTCCTTGGCATTCAGGTGGCGATCATGTTGTTCGGGCCGCGTGCCTGGACCTCGCCGGGCGCGCTGCTGCTGCAGGCTTCAGCGCAGAAGGTGGTGGTGTATGCGGAGATGCTGTGTATGGTGTATCAGGGGGTGGGGGCCTGGCGGTGGGCGGGGCGGTGAGGATGGGCCGATCAATACAAAAACCCAAATAACCACAATGGGATACTCCTTCCATAACCGCATTCATCTTCCAATCCTAATTGGGGGTGCCCAGCACGTCCCGGGAAAAGTCCACCGGCGTCCTTTGAAGCAACAAGTCTGAGCGCTGAAAAAGGGATTCCATTTTTTGTGCACTAAAGCACACAAAAACACACAATTCTACTCTCCTCTTAACCTGCTCCGCGCCTCCCCCGCATACCTCCCCTCCGGATACAACTCCAGATACTGCTCATAATACCGCCGCTCTCCCGTCTTTCGCGCCTGCTCCCACAAGGCCTCCTCCGCCTGGCCGCTTTTGACGGCATCTTCAGGCGCCATCACCGTATCGGCAGGGGAAGGGCTGCCTTTTTCGTCATCCTCGGGCACAGGGGAGACGACATCAACCGGGCGGCTACCTTCGGACGTAAATAATTGCAACTGAGCAAGCGCCACCCCCACCACGATCAGCACGGTGGCGGCGATGGACAGGCGGCGGATGTTCCGGCCCCGGCTACGGCCGGGAGCAGGAGCAGAGGGCTGCGGGTACCGGGGAGCCTCCTCCTGGATGGTAGGGATATCGTATGCTTTCCGGATATCCTCAAAATCTATGCCCCGGGTGGCGCCGCCGGCCCGGGGAGGCGATGGGACGGCCTCCTTTTCCAGCCCTTCGGCCGAAGAATAAGCAAAGGCGATGCCCGATTCCCGGAAAGCAGGCTCCATCTGCGGCGCTTCGGTAATGATCTGCACTTTTTCTTCCCAGGTCAGGTTGCGGGTGCGCTCCCTGCCTTCGATCACCTCCACGACCGATATTTTCAGCAGCAGGGCGAAGGTGCCCTCCCGCAGGGGTTTCACCCAGAATTTCCACTCGGTGTACTCCCCTTCCTGCAGGAATTGCTCCTCGTCGGACCAGGTGCGGATGGCGAAGGCCGGCTCGGCGTTGGGGTCGATCAGCTCGGCCTGCATGATCTTCGAGACGGTAATTTGTTTGACTTCCACTGCTTCGCTCAGCTCGATGTCCTGCACGATGGCGGCTTGTTCGTAAGCCAGGCGGATGATGCATTCTTCCTCTTTGCCCACTTGCATCTGGGGCGGGATTTTGTGGAGGAGGTAACCCTTTCGGCGCCCTTCGGGGCTCTGGCCCATAGGCTGTTGGAAATCATCGGCCGCCAGAGCATCGATGGTTTCCAGCAGGCTCATGCGGATGCGGTTGTACTCCAACTGCAACTGCTCGTTGGACAAGGTGCCGGCGATGCGGCCCTGGTTGGCCTCGTTGAGGCGGGCGCGCAGGCTGACCAGCAATTTGTATTTCGGAGAAAAATCGGGCAGCTTTTCTTCCATAGCCTCCAATGCCTTAGCGATGCTGTCGGCTACCAGCCGGCGCCATTCCCTTTTCCATTCCCCGAGTTGTTCTGCGCTAATCATCTGTTTTCCAGGTATTCTTTTAATGATTCCAGGGCATGCGGCCAGCCGCGCACCACGCTCTGGTAGTACCAGTCCCAGTCTTCCCCTTCCTGGTAGCCCTCCTGGCAGACGTACAGTTCGGTAGGCCCTGCTTTCTTCCCGCTTGCGCGGATGGTCAGCTTCATGGGCCCCAGGATATCCCGCAGGGGATTGAGGTAAACCAGGTGGCCGATGCGCAGCTCTTTGCCGGGCTCATAGTGTTCGATCACGCCGGAAGAGATGTAGCCGAAGCCCTTATCGGTGATCTTCCAGGCCAGGGTGTAGGCCCCGCCGTCGGAAGGTTCGATCAGAGAACGCTCCACGCCCCACCAGCCGCGCAGCAGCTCCGGTTTGATAAAAGCCTGTATGGCTGTCGCCGGAGACACTTTAATATTTATGGTTGCTTCTACTTTTTTCATGACCCTTTGGTATGTCTGTATTTTCACACCAGATAAATATACGGGAAAATGGTGGAAATGATGCCGGCAGTAAAATCATCGCCTGTAAAAAAGAAAGTTGTTTTACTCACTTTTTAGAACTTGGATTGTTAGTATTCCTATACTACGGAGATTCGAAACCTTTGAAAGGCGCTGCTGCCTGTAAAAAGCCTGCCATTTTCGACGGGTAGAGGCACAGGTGTGGCGCATACATCAGCGAAAATGACGTATATTTGCAGTCTATGAAGAATATCAGAAACTTTTGCGTAATCGCTCATATTGACCACGGGAAGAGCACGCTCTCAGACCGGTTGCTGGAGTTTACGAAGACGATTTCGGAGCGGGATATGAAGGAACAGGCCCTGGACAGCATGGACCTGGAGCGCGAGCGGGGCATCACCATCAAGAGCCACGCCATCCAGATGTATTACGACCACGAAGACGGACAGACCTATACTTTCAACCTGATCGACACCCCGGGCCACGTCGACTTCTCCTACGAAGTGTCGCGGTCGATCGCCGCCTGCGAAGGGGCCTTGCTGCTGGTCGACGCCACGCAAGGCATACAGGCGCAGACCATTTCCAACCTGTATCTGGCCATCGAGCACGACCTGGAGATCATCCCCATCCTGAACAAGATCGACATGCCCAACGCCATGATCGAGGAAGTGGCGGAGCAGATCATCGACCTCATCGGTTGCGACCTGGAGGACATCGTACTGGCCAGCGGCAAGACCGGGCAGGGCGTGCCGGATATCATGAAGGCCATCGTGGAGCGCATACCCGCCCCCACGGGAGACCCGGAGGCGCCGCTGCAGGCCCTCATCTTTGACTCCGTCTTCAATCCCTACCGGGGCGCGGTGGCTTATCTGCGCATCATGAACGGAACCTTGCGGAAAGGAGACCTGGTGCGCTTTGTCAACGCCAGCAATGAATATGAAGCGGATGAGGTCGGCGTCCTGCGCCTGATACAAGATCCGAAAAAGGAGCTTTCCGCCGGCAATGTCGGCTACATCATCACCGGCATCAAGGAATCGAAGGAGATCAAGGTAGGGGATACCGTCACCCACGTGGATCGCCCTTGTGCGGAAGCCATCAAAGGTTTCGAAGACGTGAAACCCATGGTGTTTGCCGGCATCTTTCCGATAGACAACGATGACTTCGAAGACCTGCGGGACAGCCTGGAAAAGCTGCAGCTCAACGATGCTTCCCTGATCTTCGAACCAGAAACTTCGGTTGCCCTGGGCTTTGGTTTTCGGTGTGGTTTCCTGGGCATGCTGCACCTCGAGATCGTGCAGGAGCGCCTGTTTCGGGAGTTCGACCAGGACGTGATTACCACAGTCCCCAACGTGTCCTACAATTTGCTCACGACCAGGGGGGAAGAAAAAACGATCCGCACGCCTTCTGAACTGCCCGACCAAACCCAGATTCAGCAAGTCGAAGAGCCGTTTATCTCGGCACAGATCATTACCAAGCCGGAATTTATCGGGGCGATCATGAACCTGTGCCTGGAGAAGCGGGGGATACTGAAAAAACAATACTACCTCACCCAGGACCGCGTAGAACTGGCTTTTGAACTTCCTCTGGCGGAGATCGTCTTTGATTTCTACGACCGGCTGAAGTCCATCTCCCGGGGATATGCTTCTTTCGATTATCAACCGCTGGACTACCGCAAGTCCGACCTGGTGAAACTGGATATCCGCCTCAACAGCGAGCCGGTGGATGCCCTCTCCGCCCTGGTGCACCGGGACAAGGCAGAGGCCTTCGGCAGGAAAATCTGCAAGAAACTCAAGGAGTTGCTGCCCCGGCAGCAGTTTGTCATCGCTATACAGGCCGCCGTCGGCGCCAAAGTCATCGCCCGGGAAACCATCTCGGCCATGCGCAAGGATGTGACGGCCAAATGTTATGGCGGGGACATTACGCGGAAGCGCAAACTGCTCGAAAAACAGAAGAAAGGCAAGCGCCGCATGCGGCAGTTCGGCAATGTGGAAGTACCCCAGAAGGCTTTCCTGGAAGTACTGAAGCTGGATTAACAGGCTACCCGATTAATAAAATAACCGGTAATTATTCAGCATGAGGCCTAAAATATACCTGGTGCAAAATTTTGTAGACTTTTTCCTGCTGGAACCCCTTCTCTTTCCCCTTGGAAGGGGAAGGGTGGCTTAAAAAATTTTGCACCAGGTGCCAATTAACAACCATGTTGCTGAATAGTAACAATAACCGAAAGAATGCCAAGGCATTCATTCCTTCAATCATTCCTTCATTCCTTCAATAAAGGCGCCCTTCCGCAGAAGAGCGCCTTCCATTTCATCAGAAAAGGGCAAACAACCCCATTCCGGTTGCCGTTGGCAAATCGTTGGTTTTTCGCTTGTTTCATTGGCACAAACCATGTAAAACTATTGTTTAGACACAGCAAAGCCATGCACAAGCAACTGCTTAATGCCAAAATTTCCGGCCTTCTAAAGCGTTTCGGGAATATTCACAGCAGCGCATCCCTCCGCATTGCCGACAGGTGCAATATTGGAAACACAGAGCAATAGCCCCGTTCAGGCTGCGGCCTGTTTTTGGATGTGTCCAGGGGAAATTGAGATAAGCAAACGATTGAAGAGGTTTTTAGGAGCTTTGAGCATCGCGCTGGTTATCAGCGCTTTGCTTTGAGGATGCGCCGTTTTCGGCGCGTTGAGGATAAGGGTAATGAGTAGTGTTGCAATGGAGCCCTCATCCGATATGGGTTTGCCCGCTTTTGGTCAGAGGATGGAGCATTTCCTCATGGTACGTTTGTAAAAATCAGTAATAACGGCTGCGGCTACGGGATGAGGCCAGGTTAGAAAGGAACACAAGCCCTCCGCCTACAACAAAGGCACATAAAGTGATGTAAACAATCAGCATAATCTCATGAATATTTAGTTAGAAATGAATTGGTCTTTTCTCTATAGGAATGTTCATGAGGGCAGGGCTAAAATGACAAATTTTTCTTTTGTATCCTAATTATTTCCTCAGAAATTTATGAAAAGCTTAACAATTGAAGCAAAAAGATGGATGATGCCCAAAAAGAAGTACTAAACCTTGGAATTGACATAAAGCAATGTTAAGGTAGGCTCTTTACTGCCCCCTTCCGGTTCGAGGGTAATATTGAGGCTTTCCGTTCCTTCTATAAAAGCCACCGCCTGGATTTCTTTATTCTGGCAGTCAATGAGGCCCATATCGATCATTTCCCCATTGACATCGGCCCAAATCTGGTAGGTTTTTCCTTTAGGCGGATCCGGCAGGCGCGTAGGGTTGATAAAAACTTCCTTTTGTTCTTCGTTGAAGTAAGCGATGGCTTCTGCATCCGGTGCCAGGCCGGTACCTGACAGAAGAATAGGCCTGGTGTGCGCGTTTTTGAGGAAAGCATAGACCCCGAGGCGTTTTTCCTGTTCGGCTTGCTGGCGGCTGCAGTCCAGTTGGAACG
Coding sequences:
- a CDS encoding SRPBCC domain-containing protein, which produces MKKVEATINIKVSPATAIQAFIKPELLRGWWGVERSLIEPSDGGAYTLAWKITDKGFGYISSGVIEHYEPGKELRIGHLVYLNPLRDILGPMKLTIRASGKKAGPTELYVCQEGYQEGEDWDWYYQSVVRGWPHALESLKEYLENR
- the lepA gene encoding elongation factor 4; amino-acid sequence: MKNIRNFCVIAHIDHGKSTLSDRLLEFTKTISERDMKEQALDSMDLERERGITIKSHAIQMYYDHEDGQTYTFNLIDTPGHVDFSYEVSRSIAACEGALLLVDATQGIQAQTISNLYLAIEHDLEIIPILNKIDMPNAMIEEVAEQIIDLIGCDLEDIVLASGKTGQGVPDIMKAIVERIPAPTGDPEAPLQALIFDSVFNPYRGAVAYLRIMNGTLRKGDLVRFVNASNEYEADEVGVLRLIQDPKKELSAGNVGYIITGIKESKEIKVGDTVTHVDRPCAEAIKGFEDVKPMVFAGIFPIDNDDFEDLRDSLEKLQLNDASLIFEPETSVALGFGFRCGFLGMLHLEIVQERLFREFDQDVITTVPNVSYNLLTTRGEEKTIRTPSELPDQTQIQQVEEPFISAQIITKPEFIGAIMNLCLEKRGILKKQYYLTQDRVELAFELPLAEIVFDFYDRLKSISRGYASFDYQPLDYRKSDLVKLDIRLNSEPVDALSALVHRDKAEAFGRKICKKLKELLPRQQFVIAIQAAVGAKVIARETISAMRKDVTAKCYGGDITRKRKLLEKQKKGKRRMRQFGNVEVPQKAFLEVLKLD
- a CDS encoding helix-turn-helix transcriptional regulator codes for the protein MEPNTSQHSNGAPQFIIVYQPAAGNSRRDENQHGGQPAAARIPATPPPSFLTEVLALMETNLNNPRFTVERLSQKMGMSYSSLNRKLGRYTGQGAVQILRNMRLQRAKALLWLGGLSISEVAYETGFTSPAYFSRVFSREMGFPPSEYQGIGLAKPEKRTTMIGYSEVLPG
- a CDS encoding alpha/beta hydrolase, with product MTKLLLLHGNGGASARFQPFLELLGKEEAGRLTALVPKLPGFEGRPLPGGNANWLPFINALQRLVEQEGKDEEWVLYGHGIGGSLLLEWASRGWPLANGSRLAPRRVILHGCIGASLEHRFFPKLMQPLAVRRILQWLIAWPALQPIWERRLFLYPERIPAHLRQQFFRDYKTCAAFSLFFDLIAPDWYRSVQQRLQGENFYFIWGDKERVVASRFLKYWQKDFPHSTFDIVPGWDHFPMLDQPEEFFEKITALCKPY